The genomic stretch CTGCGTCTGTTGCGTCTAGTAGGAGCGCTGGTACTGCACGATGAGCTCGTCGGCGGTCTTGTCGCCGACCTCGCCGTCACAGTACTCGAGGGTCACGTCATCCTGCGGAGTGAGGCTGTACTTGTAGCCGAGGTGGAGACCCTTGTAGTCGTCGTTGGCGGCGGCGTCGTTCGGGTCGAAGCGCTCGTAGCGGGTGTAGGCGACGCCGGGATGGCCCTTGAAGTGGTAGCTGGCCTGTCCGTACCAGCCGTCGCGATCGGTACCGAGCCATTCGCCGTCGATCCACTCGCCCTGGAAGCCCCAGCCGTCGATCAGCATATTGGGATAGGCGCGGAAGTTGAGACCGAAGGCCTTGCGTGGCTCAGTGACGTTCGAGCCGCCGGTGAGTGTGCGGGTGTACTTGCCGTCGAGCCAGCTTGCGCCGAACTGGCCCCAGTTGGTGAAGTACTCTGCATCGATACCCACGTTCTTGTTGTCGTTCTTGTCGGTCTTCTCGAACTGGCCATTGTGGACGGTGAAGTCGACACGCAGGCCGGGGTTGTTGGGGATGGGAACTGTGAGATGGGGCTTGGGCCGCGTGTCGTACATGAGCCAGACGCCGAGGTCGGAGGGACCATAGGCGTAGAGGCCGGCGAGGCCCAGCGTCAAGTTGCCCTCGGAGACCAGGGACCGCTCCATTGGCAGCCGTACGGCGGAACTCTCGGCGGTATCAAGGCCAAACAGGGTGGGGACCAGGCCCATGCGTATGTTGAACTCGGGCTTGGGCCGGTAGTCGACGAACAGGTTCTCCCAGTCGGCGTTCGCGCCCTCGCGGAAGTCGGCGCCGGCACCGGCGTAGGTGGCTACGAGCTGACCCTTCTCGTAGCTGGCGATGAGATTCATATAGTAGCGGCGGACGCCGAAGTCGTCGAGCTCAGCGGAAGTGCTCTTGTAGTCGCGAGCCCAGTAGCGCGTCTGCATGTAGCCGTTGATGCGGATGTTGTCGTACCAGTTCTTCTTCGCCGGCGCGGCGGACGTCTTCTCGACCTTCTCGACCCGACTTTGTAGTGCGGCTAGCTCGGTGGCGAACTCGTCTTGGAGCTTTTGGAGCGCCTCGTCGTACTTGGCCTTAAGGGCCTTGGCCTCGGGGCTGAGCTTCGACTCGTCGATGTCGGTGGTGCCGGCTGCAAAGGCGCTGCAGGCAAAAACAACCGCCACCACGAAGGTCATCAGAGCTCTCATCGCATCGTCCTCCTGTTGGCAGAATCCGTCCGCTTCTCCCTAGGGCAGTATGCAAAAGGGCGTACGCACAAATGCGTACGCCCCTGAAGCCACGTCTCCACGTGGGTCTCCGAGGCACTCCTGCCTCGGAGCACGGGGTGAGATCAGTTGGCTTGAGTGAAGGATCACACGACCGGCGAACTCTTCCCCGGCGTGTCCCTGCGGCCTATTCCGCGCCGGTCGAAGTGTACCTTCTGCTATCGGTCGGTTACTTCACTGCCTTAAGGCCCTCGTCGGTCACCTCAAAGAAGACCATCTCGTCGGCGCATCGATGTCCGCGATTCTTCAGGCAGAAGGCGGCCCTGCGAACCCTCGGTCCGTCCATGAGGCGGCCCAGCAGGAGGATCGTGGTGGCATTGGTGGTCAGGTCGTCCTCCTGGGTCTGCGCGCGGATCAGGTCCTCGATGTCGACCTCGCGAGTGGTCTGCAGGAACAGGCTGGCGAGGTCTTCGTTCGGGTAGGGATGAGCGGCCACAGCGTCCTTGACCTCGAGCCACTTGCCGCGGAACAGGTCGCGGGCGACCAGGTCATGACGCTTGTGGAGGATGCGGTGCAGGATGTACTCGAAGAGCTCGATCTGGATGGAATCGCCGGCGACCTCGAAGGGCTCGATACCATCCACCACGAGCCGCCGGACGCCATGGACGAAGTGGTAGTACAGGTAGGCGACGACGGACTGGAGCTTCTCGTTGAGCGTGCGCTTCCAGGCCCGCCACTCCTCCTCGGTCATGTTGTCGCGGACGACACGGCGGCCGGAGTAGTTGAAGCTGGTGAAGTAGTCAACGCGGGAGAAGTGGCCGTTCCAGAAGTTGTCGAGCGGCAACTCGCCCGAGGTGAGTTCCCAATCGAAGAGCCGGCGGGCATACTCGAGGTGCTGCTGGGAATCGCCGCGGGAGGCCAGGTCCATGACGATGCCGCGCTCGCCCTCCTGCATGCGCCCGGCGTTGAGGAAGGCAAGCCCCAGTTGCGTCTTGCCGACACCGGTGGCGCCTCGTACGACGACGTGGCTGCCCGGCTGGACGCCTCCGCCCAGCATATCATCGATGAAGTCAATACCTGTGGAATACAGTTCCGACACCCGAACATCAACCTCCAAAGCCAGGACCGACAGGGGCCCAGACGCCCAGTACGCGTCAGTCTAGCCCCGTCGAGGAAGACGCAGCTCAAGCGGCCACGACTTCCTCAGCGGGCAGTCACATCATGACAATCCGAAAGGCAGCGACCACGTGCAGCCCAAGCAGGATCAGGACCGCCAGCACGGCAAGACGGTGAGCCCAGGCCAGCAGGGCATAGTGGCCCTGCAAGAACCCCGGAGTGAAGCGCCGCATCAGGCCGGTGACCAGCACCAGCACAAGGGCCAGGGCTATCAGGCGAGCCGGGTCAAGCTCGAACTCGACCGACCCGGCCTGGACTGCACGACCGGCAACGTGCCCGAGGGCAAAGGCAATCGCCAGACCGCCGCCGAGTATGTGCAGGTTGCGGACCTTGCCTCGGAGGGACAAGCGTCCGCCCCGGCGGAAGGCCAGCAACAGGTACAGCCCCACGGCCAGGGCTACAAGGATCAGAAAGCCGCCGACAAGGCCGATCCAATGCACCGCGTCGAGCCAGGGTCCGCCAGTCATGGCAGCACTCCTTCGGCCCGGCGAAGGGTCACGGCCGTCGGCGGCTGGTCAACTCGAAGGGCCTACCCACACCAGCGCATGATGCCCAGGGCAAGCGCCTTGGCGCCGTCGATGACCTCCGAGAACTTGATCTTCTCGCCGGACCCGTGGGCCTCTCGAATGTCCGAGGGGCCGTAGACGATGGTCGGGATGCCCGCTTCCTTGACGTACAGCGCGGCGTCGCAGCTTACGTTCCAGCCGTAGACCTCGCTCTTGCGCCCCGAGTCGAGAACGGCCTGGTGCAAGGTCGTGACGACGGGATGATTCGGGTCGATCTGGTACGCGTCCTTCTTGAGCTTCGGATAGGACAGCTCGAAGTGGGTCTTGAGCCACTCATCCTCGGTGCGCAGGACGGCGGCCTCGAACTCGGCACGGACCTCACCGAGGCTCTTGTTCGGCAGGAAGCCGATGCCGCCCTCGAGCACACATTCGTCGGGGACCTTGGAGGGCCACTGGCCGGCGTTGATCATGCCGAGGCAGACCTGCACCGG from Armatimonadia bacterium encodes the following:
- a CDS encoding ATPase domain-containing protein, producing the protein MSELYSTGIDFIDDMLGGGVQPGSHVVVRGATGVGKTQLGLAFLNAGRMQEGERGIVMDLASRGDSQQHLEYARRLFDWELTSGELPLDNFWNGHFSRVDYFTSFNYSGRRVVRDNMTEEEWRAWKRTLNEKLQSVVAYLYYHFVHGVRRLVVDGIEPFEVAGDSIQIELFEYILHRILHKRHDLVARDLFRGKWLEVKDAVAAHPYPNEDLASLFLQTTREVDIEDLIRAQTQEDDLTTNATTILLLGRLMDGPRVRRAAFCLKNRGHRCADEMVFFEVTDEGLKAVK